One stretch of Tenacibaculum sp. MAR_2010_89 DNA includes these proteins:
- a CDS encoding cell division ATP-binding protein FtsE → MDIPVLHLNKADIYQRDNLVLSKIDFTLNKGDFYYLIGKTGSGKSSLLKTLYGDLRLQRGLGSIVGFDLKKMQEKDIPFLRRKLGIVFQDFKLLNDRNVYENLEFVLKATGWKNKVDMKDKIHEVLDKVGMKEKYYKKTFELSGGEQQRVAIARALLNDPELILADEPTGNLDPKTSLEVMELLNEIHKSGKTILMATHDYQLIVKYKQKTVKCEGGELFEVVQQQTNV, encoded by the coding sequence ATGGATATACCTGTTTTACATCTTAACAAAGCTGATATTTATCAAAGAGATAATTTAGTTTTATCTAAAATCGACTTTACACTAAATAAAGGGGATTTTTATTATTTAATAGGAAAAACAGGTAGTGGTAAAAGTAGCTTATTAAAAACATTATATGGAGATTTACGTTTACAACGTGGATTAGGGAGTATTGTTGGATTTGACTTAAAAAAAATGCAAGAAAAAGATATTCCTTTTTTAAGAAGAAAATTAGGTATTGTTTTTCAGGATTTTAAGTTGTTGAATGATAGGAATGTATATGAAAATTTAGAGTTTGTGCTAAAAGCTACTGGTTGGAAAAATAAAGTAGACATGAAAGATAAGATTCATGAAGTGCTTGATAAGGTGGGAATGAAGGAAAAGTACTATAAAAAAACTTTTGAACTTTCTGGTGGTGAGCAACAACGTGTAGCTATTGCAAGAGCTTTATTAAATGATCCAGAGTTGATTTTAGCAGATGAGCCTACTGGTAATTTAGATCCTAAAACATCTTTAGAGGTTATGGAGTTGTTAAATGAAATACATAAAAGCGGAAAAACAATTTTAATGGCTACTCATGATTATCAGTTAATTGTTAAGTATAAGCAAAAAACAGTTAAGTGTGAAGGTGGTGAATTGTTTGAGGTAGTGCAACAACAAACAAATGTCTAA
- a CDS encoding glycosyltransferase, with protein MSKGNSIKNTKTVFVAVTNDFSTDYRVQKTCSYLIEKGFEVFVYGRVLPGTFEINMPYKIYHKKHWFNNNVWFYAEYNIRLFFFLLFKKYDFVLSNDLDTLPACFFASKLRKTDLIYDSHELFSEGPELQGRKIVQGFWRKLENYFLPKIKKSFTVSQSIVDFYHKKYNNSMGLVRNLPFANQETVFEEVNFPTQNKVILYQGVLNPGRGIKPMIEALAFLEGVDLVIIGYGKVEKELKTFVKVKKMTNRVHFLGRVERGKLPNYTKKATLGMVLEEPLGKSFEYSLPNKLFDYIHAELPIIAGSLPEIKKVICSFGVGVLVKNYEPKNIALTIKYLLKNKDLINQIKSNQKIAKETLCWEKEQKQLDNFFIN; from the coding sequence ATGTCTAAAGGCAATTCTATAAAAAATACTAAAACAGTCTTTGTTGCGGTAACTAATGATTTTTCTACGGATTATAGAGTTCAAAAAACATGTAGTTATCTTATAGAAAAAGGTTTTGAGGTTTTTGTTTATGGAAGGGTTTTACCAGGTACTTTTGAAATAAATATGCCGTATAAAATATATCATAAAAAACATTGGTTTAATAATAATGTTTGGTTTTATGCTGAATATAATATTAGGTTGTTTTTTTTCTTGTTGTTTAAAAAGTATGATTTTGTCTTGTCAAATGATCTAGATACTTTACCAGCATGTTTTTTTGCAAGCAAACTAAGAAAAACAGATTTGATATATGATAGTCATGAATTGTTTTCTGAAGGTCCAGAACTACAAGGTAGAAAAATAGTGCAAGGATTTTGGAGGAAATTAGAGAACTATTTTTTACCAAAGATTAAAAAATCATTTACAGTAAGTCAATCTATTGTAGATTTTTATCATAAAAAATATAACAATTCTATGGGGTTGGTGAGAAATTTACCTTTTGCTAATCAAGAAACAGTCTTTGAAGAGGTTAATTTTCCAACTCAAAACAAAGTAATTTTATATCAAGGAGTCTTAAACCCTGGTAGAGGAATAAAACCTATGATTGAAGCGTTAGCATTTTTAGAAGGTGTAGATCTGGTAATTATTGGGTATGGGAAAGTAGAGAAGGAGCTTAAAACTTTTGTAAAAGTAAAAAAAATGACAAATAGAGTTCATTTTTTAGGTAGAGTAGAAAGGGGAAAATTGCCTAATTACACTAAGAAAGCAACTTTAGGAATGGTATTAGAAGAGCCTTTAGGTAAAAGTTTTGAATATTCATTACCAAATAAACTGTTTGATTATATTCATGCAGAATTACCTATAATTGCGGGAAGCCTACCTGAAATAAAAAAGGTAATATGTAGTTTTGGTGTTGGTGTTTTAGTGAAAAATTATGAGCCTAAAAATATCGCTTTAACTATAAAATATTTATTAAAGAATAAAGATTTAATAAACCAAATTAAATCAAATCAAAAAATAGCAAAGGAAACATTGTGTTGGGAAAAAGAACAAAAGCAATTAGATAACTTTTTTATAAATTAA
- a CDS encoding glycosyltransferase family 2 protein: MIIPSFNNLKELKECLFSIKKQTYKNYEVLVIDGDSSDGTKEFLKTLDAPFFYLSEKDEGIYDAMNKGISKSKGSWLYFLGTDDKFYDKDVLKNVATFFEEKDLELIFGKVDYKIKGFYPFIYSKNKTEKKATWNWKIWIRNSVHHQATFYKKSLFVNTKYSLKYKILSDYAMNINLYKRKLSYKIIEVFIAQCLSSGVSKMGKWNMYKEETKLKTEASSMFFYPVFYILSSCKFFLKKIQYAVK; the protein is encoded by the coding sequence ATAATCATTCCTTCTTTTAATAATTTAAAAGAACTTAAAGAATGTTTGTTTAGTATAAAAAAGCAAACGTATAAAAATTATGAAGTGTTGGTTATTGATGGAGATTCCAGTGATGGAACTAAAGAATTTTTGAAAACACTTGATGCTCCTTTTTTTTACCTGTCAGAAAAAGATGAAGGTATTTATGATGCCATGAATAAAGGAATAAGTAAGTCGAAGGGAAGTTGGTTGTACTTTTTAGGTACAGATGATAAGTTTTATGACAAAGATGTTTTAAAGAATGTAGCAACGTTTTTTGAAGAAAAAGATTTGGAGTTAATTTTTGGAAAGGTTGATTATAAAATAAAAGGCTTCTATCCTTTTATTTATAGTAAAAACAAAACTGAAAAGAAAGCAACGTGGAACTGGAAAATTTGGATACGGAATTCAGTTCATCATCAAGCTACATTTTATAAAAAATCATTATTTGTAAATACTAAGTATAGTTTAAAATACAAGATTTTATCTGATTATGCGATGAATATAAATTTATACAAGAGAAAATTAAGTTATAAAATAATAGAGGTATTTATTGCACAATGTTTGTCTTCGGGAGTTTCTAAAATGGGAAAATGGAATATGTATAAAGAGGAAACTAAATTAAAAACTGAAGCAAGTTCTATGTTTTTTTATCCAGTATTTTATATTCTATCTAGTTGCAAATTCTTTCTGAAAAAAATACAATATGCAGTTAAGTAG
- a CDS encoding 2OG-Fe(II) oxygenase: MQLSRKEIGDLIFKRITEKKDELKTFYKEKKSTIGYFFLDDLLPDGLATCIYDSFPEVEVTKQKKSIREFKYVAYQMNTYNALLEEVVYAFQEEKNVRLISDICGLDKVYADENLYAGGLSLMKKNNYLNPHLDNSHDKDRDKWRVLNLLYYVTPNWKLEHGGNLELWEQGLKSKPVVVESRFNRLVVMATHQNSWHSVSKVNVDAVRCCISNYYFSDISYLESDTFHVTTFRGRPEERFKNLFLKIDSNLRSFLRKFFTKGIRKNPHQYRKK; this comes from the coding sequence ATGCAGTTAAGTAGAAAAGAAATAGGTGATTTGATTTTTAAAAGAATTACTGAAAAGAAAGATGAATTAAAAACTTTTTATAAAGAAAAGAAATCAACAATAGGATATTTTTTTTTAGATGATTTGTTGCCAGATGGGTTAGCTACTTGTATTTATGATTCTTTTCCTGAAGTTGAAGTTACTAAGCAGAAAAAAAGTATTAGAGAGTTTAAGTATGTTGCTTATCAAATGAATACGTACAACGCTTTATTAGAGGAGGTTGTTTATGCGTTTCAAGAAGAAAAAAATGTAAGGTTAATTAGTGATATTTGTGGGTTGGATAAAGTGTATGCTGATGAAAATTTATATGCAGGAGGATTATCATTAATGAAGAAGAATAATTATTTGAATCCACACTTAGATAACTCACACGATAAAGATAGAGATAAATGGCGCGTTTTAAATCTATTATATTACGTTACTCCTAATTGGAAATTAGAACATGGAGGTAATTTAGAGTTGTGGGAACAAGGCTTGAAGAGCAAACCTGTTGTAGTAGAAAGTAGATTTAATAGGTTAGTTGTTATGGCTACTCATCAAAACTCATGGCACTCAGTTAGTAAGGTCAATGTTGATGCGGTAAGGTGTTGTATTTCTAATTATTATTTTTCTGATATCTCATATTTAGAAAGTGATACATTTCATGTTACTACATTTAGGGGTAGGCCGGAAGAGAGGTTTAAAAATTTATTCTTGAAGATTGATAGTAATTTAAGATCTTTTTTACGAAAATTTTTTACAAAAGGTATTAGAAAAAATCCTCATCAATACCGAAAAAAATAG
- the mdh gene encoding malate dehydrogenase → MKVTVVGAGAVGASCAEYIAIKNFASEVVLVDIKEGFAEGKAMDLMQTASLNGFDTKIVGTTGDYSKTAGSDICVITSGIARKPGMSRDELLGINAGIVKTVAASLVEQSPNTIIIVVSNPMDTMTYLVHKATGLPKNRIIGMGGALDSARFKYRLAEALGAPISDVDGMVIGGHSDKGMVPLTRLATRNSVPVSEFLTEERLEQVKQDTKVGGATLTGLLGTSAWYAPGAAVSGMVQAIACDTKKIFPCSALLDGEYGLSGLCIGVPVVLGKGGIESIVEIKLDNAEKEHLTASAEAVKKNNEALSF, encoded by the coding sequence ATGAAAGTAACAGTTGTAGGAGCAGGTGCTGTAGGCGCAAGTTGTGCAGAGTACATTGCTATTAAAAATTTCGCTTCAGAAGTTGTTTTAGTAGATATTAAAGAAGGTTTTGCAGAAGGTAAAGCTATGGATTTAATGCAAACTGCTTCTTTAAATGGTTTTGACACAAAAATAGTTGGAACTACTGGAGATTATAGCAAAACTGCTGGTTCAGATATTTGCGTTATTACTTCTGGAATTGCTCGTAAGCCTGGAATGTCTCGTGATGAGTTGTTAGGAATTAATGCAGGTATTGTAAAAACTGTTGCAGCTAGCTTAGTTGAACAATCTCCTAATACTATTATTATTGTTGTATCTAATCCTATGGATACAATGACTTACTTAGTACACAAAGCAACTGGTTTACCTAAAAATAGAATTATTGGGATGGGTGGTGCTTTAGATTCTGCTCGTTTCAAATACCGTTTAGCTGAAGCTTTAGGAGCTCCTATATCTGATGTTGATGGAATGGTTATCGGAGGACACTCTGATAAAGGCATGGTTCCTTTAACTCGTTTAGCTACAAGAAATTCTGTTCCAGTATCTGAATTTTTAACAGAAGAAAGACTAGAACAAGTTAAACAAGATACTAAAGTTGGAGGTGCAACTTTAACTGGTTTATTAGGTACTTCTGCTTGGTATGCACCAGGAGCTGCTGTTTCTGGAATGGTTCAAGCTATTGCATGTGATACAAAAAAGATATTCCCTTGTTCTGCCTTATTAGATGGTGAATATGGTTTATCTGGTTTATGTATTGGTGTTCCTGTTGTTTTAGGTAAAGGCGGAATTGAAAGTATTGTTGAAATTAAGTTAGACAATGCTGAAAAAGAACATTTAACTGCTTCTGCTGAAGCTGTAAAGAAAAATAACGAAGCGTTATCTTTCTAA
- a CDS encoding DUF6588 family protein, with translation MKKSILIFIAVFTMITSSKAQDGFEQAILGSTKDAGNLIQAYFNPGMEGLINSMNSGWYHTAKVHKKFGFDITIGINASFIPSDKETFNIQNALGAGSSITSTSTSAATFAGPDTPTTFTVTRTIDVGGANQQVTANFELPGGIIGDLPLKAVPAPAVQVGLGLPYKFEVMARFFPETKFGDDGAKVSMYGIGLKKEITSWFGPLDKLPLHVSLLAAYSNLDVNYGFGNETTGSLEVRNGIGEFGLSAFSFQAIASLNFPFINIFGGLGYNSGNADLRMSGTFIGSFTSLGGEQKVALTPPSLKFNSSSFNTTIGARVSLGFFKIFGSYSLQEYNTVNAGIAFSFR, from the coding sequence ATGAAGAAAAGTATTTTAATTTTTATAGCTGTTTTTACCATGATTACAAGTTCTAAAGCTCAAGATGGTTTTGAACAAGCTATTCTAGGTAGTACAAAAGATGCCGGTAACCTAATCCAAGCATATTTCAACCCTGGAATGGAAGGATTAATAAATAGTATGAATAGTGGATGGTATCATACAGCTAAAGTTCATAAAAAATTCGGATTTGATATTACAATAGGTATAAACGCTAGTTTTATTCCTTCAGATAAAGAAACTTTTAACATTCAAAACGCTTTAGGAGCAGGTTCATCTATCACTTCTACTTCAACCTCAGCAGCTACTTTTGCAGGTCCAGATACTCCTACAACATTTACAGTTACCAGAACAATAGATGTAGGTGGAGCAAACCAACAAGTAACAGCTAATTTCGAATTACCTGGAGGAATAATTGGTGATTTACCATTAAAAGCTGTTCCAGCACCTGCTGTACAAGTAGGTTTAGGATTACCTTATAAATTTGAAGTTATGGCTCGATTCTTTCCTGAAACAAAATTTGGTGATGACGGAGCAAAAGTTAGTATGTATGGAATTGGTTTAAAAAAAGAAATCACAAGTTGGTTTGGACCTTTAGATAAACTTCCCTTGCATGTTTCTTTATTAGCTGCTTATTCTAATTTAGATGTAAATTATGGTTTTGGAAATGAAACAACTGGTTCTTTAGAAGTACGAAATGGAATTGGAGAATTTGGTTTATCTGCTTTTTCATTCCAAGCTATTGCTTCTTTAAATTTTCCATTCATAAACATTTTTGGTGGTTTAGGTTATAATTCTGGAAATGCTGATTTAAGAATGAGTGGTACCTTTATCGGTAGTTTTACCTCACTTGGAGGAGAGCAGAAAGTAGCATTAACACCTCCTAGTTTAAAATTTAACTCTAGTAGTTTTAACACTACAATTGGAGCAAGAGTAAGTTTAGGTTTCTTTAAAATTTTTGGAAGTTATTCTTTACAAGAATACAATACAGTAAACGCTGGTATTGCTTTTAGTTTTAGATAA
- the gyrB gene encoding DNA topoisomerase (ATP-hydrolyzing) subunit B — protein sequence MSEEKKHNYSADSIQALEGMEHVRMRPSMYIGDVGVRGLHHLVYEVVDNSIDEAMGGHCDSIEVTINEDNSITTKDNGRGIPVGIHKKEGVSALQVVMTKIGAGGKFDKDSYKVSGGLHGVGVSCVNALSDHLTATVHKEGKIWQQEYAKGKTLYPVKTIGETDFTGTIVTFLPDKSIFAQTTEYNYDTLSARLRELAYLNKGITITLTDKRNTDDEGNFINETFHSTEGLPEFIKYLDSTREQLTANVISMEGEKNGIPVEVAMVYNTSYAENLHSYVNNINTHEGGTHLSGFRRGLTHTLKKYADESGLLKNVKFEISGDDFREGLTAIVSVKVAEPQFEGQTKTKLGNREVTSAVSQAVSEMLTDYLEENPNDAKTIVQKVILAAQARHAARKAREMVQRKTVMSIGGLPGKLSDCSETDPAACEIFLVEGDSAGGTAKQGRDRNFQAILPLRGKILNVEKAMQHKVFENEEIKNMFTALGISIGTEEDPRALNLSKLRYHKVVIMCDADVDGSHIATLILTFFFRYMRDMVEQGYIYIATPPLYLVKKGQKREYAWDDNQRDLIVQKLGGGASIQRYKGLGEMNAEQLWDTTMNPEFRTLRQVVIDSGTEADRVFSMLMGDEVPPRREFIEKNAKYANIDA from the coding sequence ATGAGCGAAGAAAAAAAACATAATTATTCTGCCGATAGCATCCAGGCACTTGAAGGTATGGAGCATGTTCGTATGCGTCCATCCATGTATATTGGAGATGTAGGTGTTAGAGGTTTACATCATTTAGTATATGAAGTAGTAGATAACTCTATTGATGAAGCAATGGGAGGACATTGTGATTCTATTGAAGTTACTATTAATGAAGATAATTCAATAACAACCAAAGATAATGGTCGTGGAATTCCTGTTGGGATTCATAAAAAAGAAGGTGTTTCTGCATTACAAGTTGTAATGACTAAAATTGGAGCTGGAGGAAAGTTTGACAAAGACTCTTACAAGGTTTCTGGTGGTTTACATGGTGTAGGTGTTAGTTGTGTTAACGCTTTATCTGATCATTTAACCGCAACAGTACATAAAGAAGGTAAAATTTGGCAGCAAGAATACGCAAAAGGTAAAACATTGTACCCTGTTAAAACAATTGGGGAAACAGATTTTACTGGAACCATTGTTACTTTTTTACCAGACAAATCAATCTTTGCACAAACAACAGAATACAACTATGATACATTATCAGCTCGTTTACGTGAGCTAGCTTACCTAAACAAAGGTATTACTATCACTTTAACTGATAAACGTAACACAGATGATGAGGGTAATTTTATTAATGAAACATTTCATTCTACTGAAGGGCTCCCTGAATTTATTAAATATTTAGATAGTACTCGTGAGCAATTAACTGCGAACGTTATTTCAATGGAAGGTGAAAAAAATGGAATTCCTGTAGAAGTTGCAATGGTATACAACACTTCTTATGCTGAAAACCTACATTCATATGTAAACAACATTAATACACATGAAGGAGGAACTCATTTATCTGGTTTTCGTCGTGGACTTACTCACACATTAAAGAAATACGCAGATGAATCAGGCTTACTTAAAAATGTAAAGTTCGAAATTTCTGGTGATGACTTTCGTGAAGGATTAACCGCCATAGTTTCTGTAAAAGTTGCAGAGCCTCAATTCGAAGGGCAAACTAAAACGAAATTAGGTAATAGAGAAGTTACTTCTGCAGTATCACAAGCAGTTTCAGAAATGTTAACGGATTATTTAGAAGAAAATCCGAATGACGCTAAAACAATTGTGCAAAAAGTAATTTTAGCAGCTCAAGCTCGTCATGCAGCAAGAAAAGCTCGTGAAATGGTGCAACGTAAAACTGTTATGAGTATTGGCGGTTTACCTGGTAAATTATCAGATTGCTCTGAAACCGATCCTGCAGCTTGTGAAATATTCTTAGTTGAGGGAGATTCGGCAGGAGGAACTGCAAAACAAGGTCGAGACCGTAACTTTCAAGCAATTTTACCGCTTCGTGGAAAAATTTTAAATGTTGAAAAAGCAATGCAACATAAAGTTTTTGAGAATGAAGAAATCAAAAATATGTTTACTGCTTTAGGTATATCTATTGGAACAGAAGAAGACCCTCGTGCTTTAAATTTATCTAAACTACGTTACCACAAAGTAGTGATTATGTGTGATGCCGATGTAGATGGTTCGCATATTGCTACTTTAATATTAACTTTCTTCTTCCGTTACATGCGTGACATGGTGGAACAAGGATACATTTATATAGCTACTCCTCCTTTATACCTAGTTAAAAAAGGTCAAAAAAGAGAATATGCTTGGGACGATAACCAACGTGATTTAATTGTTCAAAAATTAGGTGGCGGTGCTTCTATACAAAGATATAAGGGTCTTGGAGAGATGAATGCTGAACAGTTATGGGATACCACTATGAATCCAGAGTTCAGAACGCTACGTCAAGTTGTTATAGACAGTGGAACTGAGGCTGACAGAGTTTTCTCTATGTTAATGGGAGACGAAGTTCCACCACGTAGAGAATTCATTGAAAAGAATGCAAAGTATGCAAATATTGATGCATAA
- a CDS encoding DUF3103 family protein, with protein sequence MRIPRILLKTLLVSLLITSCNSSDELVENQAVLLESNSVNKKEVTFEFIDLMKNKSFKSKTLNMLSRQKPSVKMSNILDETIGLSLKSESFNRLSTLTNKLEEKADSDNAPDKIEILEVWLHNPKKDMNVDELLFSYAPKGNEKDWKVIEAFTINKEVVYLDPKEAPNRPVIVIETNGFETLKKEVKFMNRYLREQGVQNNRFDTSKLDLRATSSRSAGLQTTKLDKIRLNDDEEPWISGAAEVYAITSGIKDGNNKPEIKIIPMYYLDYEDKDYYPNQILLFWDDYKYQAANIQLFEKDDNVNYKSLVSTIVSGVFQIIGTVSTQPWVNVLGQVAGAIIQAMPDSWYTNNDDYVDSFYTIEKNKNYRNYYGARGNARVNLSPFFVASN encoded by the coding sequence ATGAGAATCCCCCGTATTCTATTAAAGACATTATTAGTGTCTTTGTTAATTACAAGTTGTAACTCTTCAGATGAGTTAGTTGAAAACCAAGCGGTATTATTGGAGTCAAATTCGGTAAATAAAAAAGAAGTTACTTTTGAATTTATCGACTTGATGAAAAATAAGAGTTTTAAAAGTAAAACGCTTAACATGTTGTCAAGGCAAAAGCCGAGTGTTAAGATGTCTAATATTTTAGATGAAACTATTGGTTTATCTTTAAAAAGTGAGTCATTTAACAGGTTATCAACATTAACTAATAAGTTAGAAGAAAAAGCCGATTCAGATAATGCTCCTGATAAAATTGAAATATTAGAGGTATGGTTACATAACCCTAAAAAGGACATGAATGTTGATGAGTTATTGTTTTCATATGCGCCTAAAGGAAATGAAAAAGACTGGAAGGTAATTGAAGCTTTTACTATTAATAAAGAAGTAGTTTATCTAGATCCAAAAGAAGCACCAAATAGACCTGTTATAGTTATTGAAACGAATGGTTTTGAAACTTTAAAGAAAGAGGTTAAGTTTATGAATAGGTATCTTAGAGAACAAGGTGTTCAAAATAATAGATTTGATACTTCAAAATTAGATTTAAGAGCAACTTCTTCAAGGAGTGCTGGTTTACAGACGACTAAATTAGATAAGATAAGATTAAATGATGATGAAGAGCCATGGATTAGTGGAGCTGCTGAAGTGTATGCTATTACTTCTGGAATAAAAGATGGTAATAACAAGCCTGAAATAAAAATAATACCTATGTATTATTTAGATTATGAAGATAAAGATTATTATCCTAATCAAATATTGTTATTTTGGGATGATTATAAGTATCAGGCTGCAAATATTCAGTTGTTTGAAAAGGATGACAATGTAAATTATAAAAGTTTAGTATCAACTATAGTTAGTGGTGTTTTTCAAATTATAGGAACAGTTTCAACTCAACCTTGGGTTAACGTTTTAGGGCAAGTAGCTGGAGCTATTATACAAGCAATGCCAGATAGTTGGTATACCAATAATGATGATTATGTAGATTCTTTTTATACAATTGAAAAGAATAAAAATTACAGAAATTATTATGGAGCTAGAGGAAATGCAAGAGTGAATTTATCACCATTTTTTGTTGCATCAAATTAA
- a CDS encoding LA_2272 family surface repeat-containing protein produces the protein MKVIFTIFLIILFLVGNNTYAQKRKFRPLIGTQHEKNSDVYGLSLGFYPTQSNYKNLNRTYGARLEIFPLSFLYFLASKVPEIQEVNHKIYGINLSTGTFQGIDIYGISTTLFMNNIKHSNGISLAGLTNSIEKGNGIMIAFGGNGIKKGNGIMISGPYGGYSENFNGIQISFENYSTKINGIQIGLFNKTKNLKGIQIGLWNKNKKRTLPFINWNF, from the coding sequence ATGAAGGTTATTTTTACTATTTTCCTTATTATTTTATTTTTAGTAGGCAATAATACCTACGCTCAAAAAAGAAAATTCAGGCCATTAATAGGAACTCAACATGAAAAAAACTCAGATGTATACGGCCTTTCTTTAGGCTTTTATCCTACTCAGTCAAATTATAAAAATCTTAATAGAACTTATGGCGCTAGACTTGAAATATTCCCATTATCTTTTCTATATTTTTTAGCCTCAAAAGTTCCTGAAATACAAGAAGTAAATCATAAAATATACGGAATAAATTTATCTACTGGCACTTTTCAAGGAATAGATATATATGGTATCTCTACAACATTATTTATGAATAATATTAAACATTCAAATGGCATTTCATTAGCTGGCTTAACAAATTCTATTGAAAAAGGTAACGGTATAATGATAGCTTTTGGGGGAAATGGGATTAAAAAAGGTAATGGCATAATGATTTCAGGCCCTTATGGAGGGTACAGTGAAAATTTTAATGGTATTCAAATTTCTTTCGAGAATTATTCTACAAAAATTAACGGAATTCAAATTGGCTTATTCAATAAAACAAAAAACTTAAAAGGTATACAAATTGGCTTATGGAATAAAAATAAAAAAAGAACACTCCCTTTTATTAATTGGAACTTCTAA
- a CDS encoding outer membrane beta-barrel protein: MKIKLFYLSFIFFSVCINAQQQKNIALLIETGLEKSGSKNNINVGIGLEYFVSKKSSINLRLKYGHANIHSERINNSKSFFSLTSSYFISYTSSIVSIPIMYKLQNKLFFKRIAFNFTIGPALNFTLNDKYIKTENIKKHKNDIYINMGIGMGLSYTINSKNSIYINAEYFGFGGGKTDRKGIIATRRWPEISQINIGFKYKLN, encoded by the coding sequence ATGAAAATTAAACTTTTTTATTTATCCTTTATTTTTTTTAGCGTTTGTATAAATGCACAACAACAAAAAAACATTGCCCTTTTAATAGAAACTGGTCTTGAAAAATCTGGTAGTAAAAACAACATAAATGTAGGAATTGGGCTAGAATATTTTGTAAGTAAAAAAAGCTCAATAAACCTTAGACTTAAATATGGTCATGCAAATATACATAGTGAACGCATAAATAATTCTAAAAGTTTCTTCAGTTTAACATCTTCTTACTTCATTTCATACACAAGCTCTATAGTATCTATACCTATAATGTACAAACTCCAAAACAAATTATTTTTTAAAAGAATTGCTTTTAATTTTACAATCGGACCTGCATTAAACTTCACTTTAAATGACAAATACATTAAAACGGAAAATATAAAAAAACACAAAAATGACATTTATATTAATATGGGAATAGGTATGGGGCTATCGTACACTATAAATTCAAAAAATAGTATCTATATAAATGCTGAATATTTTGGTTTTGGTGGTGGAAAAACTGATAGAAAAGGAATTATAGCTACTAGAAGATGGCCAGAAATATCACAAATTAACATTGGTTTTAAATATAAACTTAATTAA